The sequence ATTTGCGTGGTCGCCAGATAGCCGCTGGATTGCTTTTCTTATAGGAGATACTGAGCCTGATATTGCCATTATCAATGTTGAAACAGGAGAAACGCGGATATTAGCACCTAGCCCAGCGAAAGATGTGAATCCAGATTGGTCGCCGGACGGAACGCGTATAGCTTTTGCCAGCAACCGGAGTGGCCGGGATGAAATCTTCATTGTAAGCGTGGATGGTGATGATTTAATCAATATCACACCTGACGCTGAGTAAGACTCTTTCAGCCCGGTGTGGTCACCCAGTGGTCATCATCTTGCCTGGTTAATCAGCAACTTTGAATCTTCTTCGATTTATTCAATCGTCGCGGGCAACACTAACGGAACCGATCAGATACAGTTGGGCTTGTCTATCTCCCGTCCGGCTTGGTTCCTTATTCAAGAACCGTGAACTCATTTTAATAGTGAGCAGAACTGGACGAACATCACTCCTGCTGGTTGGGCACAGAGCCCGCAGACTGGGCTACGGATAGGGGCCTCAACCGTTAACCGACAATTTCTCTTTGCCACTGATGGCACCCTCTTTTACTACAGCACTGATGGCGGCACGACCTTTGCCCAACTTTTTACTTTTGCAAGTATCGCGAAAGGATTCAACTGGCACGATAGCTTATTCAGAGCACTTACCACAACGGATATTCTTAGTTCTGTTGATGGCGGTTACACTTGGACAAGTAAACTGGGAAATTGGGCATCGGCAATGGGGTCGGCTTTTAACGGGCCAGTGGTAGTAGTGCCAGGGCCATAAAATTTCAATTTTCACAATCCCTTGACGGGGCAAAATCGGCATGATAAAATCCCAACCCGCTGACATAAGCTAACCCGCGGCCATTGCCCTTTTTGCGCCGCGAGCTGAATACTAGTTGGAATATCTTGAGCGAGGCCACCGTGGCTGTATCCGGTGGCCTCGCTCACGCGAGTAGCACGGACGAGACAAGCAGTACGGGAGGGCTAAGTGCCGACAATCAATCAACTGGTTCGCAAGGGCCGCCAAACCAAGAAGAGCAAAAGCAAAGCCCCGGCTTTGCAATATACGCTTAACTCGAACAAACAGCGCCGGATGAAGCAACCGAAGGGCGCGCCGCAGAAGCGCGGCGTTTGCACCATCGTCCGCACCCAGACGCCCAAGAAGCCGAACTCGGCTCTGCGCAAGGTGGCCCGCGTCCGCCTGACCAACGGCCTCGAAGTGACGGCCTACATTCCGGGCGAGGGCCATTCTTTGCAGGAGCACTCGGTGGTGCTGGTGCGCGGTGGCCGTGTCAAGGACCTGCCCGGCGTGCGCTATCACATCGTGCGCGGCACCCTCGACACCACCGGCGTGGAAAACCGCCGCCAGGGACGCTCCAAGTACGGCAACAAGCGGCCCAAGGAAGCCAAGGCCGCGGCGGCTAAGAAATAAGAATTTTCAACGACCTGTCAGGTTTTGGCAGTTAATGCCACCAGAACCTGGCAGGTCTTTGTGAGCG is a genomic window of Chloroflexota bacterium containing:
- the rpsL gene encoding 30S ribosomal protein S12, whose protein sequence is MPTINQLVRKGRQTKKSKSKAPALQYTLNSNKQRRMKQPKGAPQKRGVCTIVRTQTPKKPNSALRKVARVRLTNGLEVTAYIPGEGHSLQEHSVVLVRGGRVKDLPGVRYHIVRGTLDTTGVENRRQGRSKYGNKRPKEAKAAAAKK